Proteins from one Embleya scabrispora genomic window:
- a CDS encoding acetyl-CoA C-acetyltransferase, with translation MPEAVIVATARSPIGRAFKGSLKDLRADDLTALMVRAALDKVPALDPKDIDDLMLGCGLPGGEQGFNMGRNVAVLLGYDHLPGTTITRYCSSSLQTTRMAMHAIRAGEGDAYISAGVEMVTSTRGKGSSDSIPDTKNPLFADAAARTAAAVEEGSTWSDPREAGLLPDVYIGMGFTAENLAQHKGVSRAEQDEFAVRSQNRTEKAIADGFWAEDITPVTLADGTVVSKDDGPRAGTTLEGVSGLKPVFRPDGTITAGNACPLNDGAAAVIVMSDTKARELGLTPLARIVSTAVSGLSPEIMGYGPVEASRIAMARAGLTTADIDLVEINEAFAAQVIPSYRDLGFDLDKVNVNGGAIAIGHPFGMTGARITSTLINSLRWHDKQWGLETMCVGGGMGMAMVLERMS, from the coding sequence ATGCCCGAAGCAGTCATCGTCGCCACCGCCCGTTCCCCGATCGGCCGCGCCTTCAAGGGTTCGCTGAAGGACCTGCGGGCGGACGACCTGACCGCCCTGATGGTCCGCGCCGCCCTGGACAAGGTCCCGGCGCTGGACCCGAAGGACATCGACGACCTGATGCTGGGCTGCGGCCTGCCGGGCGGCGAGCAGGGCTTCAACATGGGCCGCAACGTCGCGGTCCTGCTCGGCTACGACCACCTGCCCGGGACCACGATCACCCGCTACTGCTCCTCCTCGCTGCAGACCACCCGGATGGCGATGCACGCGATCCGGGCGGGCGAGGGCGACGCGTACATCTCCGCCGGCGTCGAGATGGTCACCAGCACCCGGGGCAAGGGCAGCAGCGACTCGATCCCGGACACCAAGAACCCGCTGTTCGCCGACGCCGCGGCCCGCACCGCCGCCGCGGTCGAAGAGGGCTCGACCTGGTCCGACCCGCGCGAGGCCGGCCTGCTCCCCGACGTCTACATCGGGATGGGCTTCACCGCGGAGAACCTGGCCCAGCACAAGGGCGTCTCGCGCGCGGAGCAGGACGAGTTCGCGGTGCGCTCGCAGAACCGCACCGAGAAGGCGATCGCCGACGGCTTCTGGGCCGAGGACATCACCCCGGTCACCCTGGCCGACGGCACCGTGGTGAGCAAGGACGACGGCCCGCGCGCGGGCACCACGCTCGAAGGCGTCTCCGGCCTCAAGCCGGTCTTCCGCCCCGACGGCACGATCACCGCCGGCAACGCGTGCCCGCTCAACGACGGCGCCGCCGCCGTGATCGTGATGTCGGACACCAAGGCCCGCGAACTGGGCCTGACCCCGCTCGCCCGGATCGTCTCCACCGCCGTGTCCGGCCTGTCGCCCGAGATCATGGGCTACGGCCCGGTCGAGGCCTCGCGGATCGCGATGGCCCGCGCCGGCCTGACCACGGCCGACATCGACCTGGTCGAGATCAACGAGGCGTTCGCCGCGCAGGTCATCCCGTCCTACCGGGACCTCGGCTTCGACCTGGACAAGGTGAACGTCAACGGCGGCGCGATCGCGATCGGCCACCCGTTCGGCATGACCGGCGCGCGGATCACCAGCACGCTGATCAACTCGCTGCGGTGGCACGACAAGCAGTGGGGCCTGGAGACCATGTGCGTCGGCGGCGGCATGGGTATGGCCATGGTGCTGGAGCGCATGAGCTGA
- a CDS encoding SGNH/GDSL hydrolase family protein, protein MMRTRMARRVAAAAAFGGGGVGVLTGAMFAVLYTEAKMARRTVGEPDGEPPTADGVYGEYGDQSDEPIVFAVIGDSTAAGLGVEDPMQTPGALLASGLAAVAEQPVRLVNVALSGAQSSDLERQVTLALRHELDVAMIMIGANDVTHRMRPAESVRHLEQATRRLIASGVEVVVATCPDLGTIEPIAQPLRYLARQWSRNLAAAQTIAVVEAGGRTVSLGALLGPEFLARPKAMFGPDRFHPSIEGYATAAMASLPSLCAALDLWPLDEVRPDSFRGEGVLPIAQAAIEAAAEGGTEVAGTDVGGRERGPRGRWALLRHRRRQQIPTPATMDPEGPSEAAEGPGTDGGKPGADGGSGLSGPFEDVRGNVAEEI, encoded by the coding sequence ATGATGCGTACCCGGATGGCCCGCCGGGTCGCCGCCGCCGCGGCGTTCGGCGGCGGCGGTGTGGGCGTGCTGACCGGGGCGATGTTCGCGGTGTTGTACACGGAGGCCAAGATGGCCCGCCGCACGGTGGGCGAGCCCGACGGCGAACCGCCGACCGCGGACGGTGTGTACGGCGAGTACGGGGACCAGTCCGACGAGCCGATCGTCTTCGCCGTGATCGGCGACTCCACCGCCGCCGGCCTCGGCGTCGAGGACCCGATGCAGACTCCCGGCGCGCTGCTCGCCTCCGGCCTGGCCGCGGTCGCCGAACAGCCGGTGCGGCTGGTCAACGTCGCACTGTCCGGCGCCCAGTCCTCGGACCTGGAGCGCCAGGTCACGCTCGCCCTGCGGCACGAACTCGACGTGGCGATGATCATGATCGGCGCCAACGACGTCACCCACCGGATGCGCCCCGCCGAGTCGGTGCGCCACCTCGAACAGGCCACCCGTCGACTGATCGCCTCCGGGGTCGAGGTGGTCGTGGCCACCTGCCCCGACCTGGGCACGATCGAGCCCATCGCGCAGCCGCTGCGCTACCTGGCCCGGCAGTGGAGCCGCAATCTGGCCGCCGCGCAGACCATCGCGGTGGTCGAGGCGGGCGGGCGTACCGTCTCGCTCGGCGCGCTGCTCGGGCCGGAGTTCCTGGCCCGCCCCAAGGCGATGTTCGGCCCGGACCGCTTCCACCCCTCGATCGAGGGCTACGCCACCGCCGCGATGGCCTCGCTGCCGTCGTTGTGCGCCGCGCTCGACCTGTGGCCGCTGGACGAGGTGCGCCCGGACAGCTTCCGCGGCGAGGGTGTGCTGCCCATCGCGCAGGCCGCGATCGAGGCCGCGGCCGAGGGCGGCACCGAGGTGGCCGGCACCGACGTGGGCGGTCGCGAACGCGGCCCGCGCGGGCGCTGGGCGCTGCTTCGCCACCGTCGGCGGCAGCAGATCCCGACCCCCGCCACGATGGACCCGGAGGGCCCTTCCGAGGCCGCCGAGGGGCCCGGGACGGACGGCGGGAAGCCCGGGGCGGACGGCGGTTCGGGTCTGTCGGGCCCATTCGAGGACGTCCGGGGTAATGTGGCGGAAGAAATCTGA
- a CDS encoding chaplin, with the protein MNTVKKAAFITVAAGGILAAGIGGASASSDADGAAVNSPGVVSGNNIQVPVHVPVNLCGNSINVVGLVNPAFGNVCVNAG; encoded by the coding sequence ATGAACACGGTCAAGAAGGCGGCCTTCATCACCGTCGCCGCCGGTGGCATCCTCGCCGCGGGCATCGGTGGCGCCAGCGCCAGCTCGGACGCGGACGGTGCCGCCGTCAACTCCCCGGGTGTCGTCTCGGGCAACAACATCCAGGTTCCGGTGCACGTCCCGGTCAACCTGTGCGGCAACAGCATCAACGTCGTCGGCCTGGTGAACCCGGCGTTCGGCAACGTCTGCGTCAACGCCGGCTGA
- a CDS encoding helix-turn-helix domain-containing protein, translating into MVAPPSYDTGDPDPEPAGPESAEAEAVPTGLGDRLRAARLANGFKLDEAARLTRLSVAYLSRLEHERRQPSLPALLTLARVYNTTVSELLGEDAAASEPVVRARSAEPVEAHGWTYWRVGSPRRGMQALRVRVPAGRADGPGRVHPGEEWLYVLSGQLRLTLDGATHLLAPGDVAHFDSGLAHRMESADAYLPVEFLMVHAAPALVAFSPCLPAHI; encoded by the coding sequence ATGGTCGCTCCTCCAAGTTACGACACTGGTGATCCCGACCCGGAACCCGCCGGCCCGGAATCCGCCGAGGCCGAGGCGGTGCCGACCGGGCTCGGTGATCGACTGCGCGCGGCCCGGCTGGCGAACGGCTTCAAGCTCGACGAGGCCGCCCGGCTGACCAGGCTCTCCGTCGCCTACCTCTCCCGGCTCGAACACGAGCGCCGGCAACCGTCGTTGCCCGCGCTGCTCACCCTGGCCCGGGTGTACAACACCACCGTCTCCGAACTCCTCGGCGAGGACGCCGCGGCGAGCGAGCCCGTGGTCCGCGCCCGATCGGCCGAGCCGGTCGAGGCGCACGGCTGGACCTACTGGCGCGTGGGCAGTCCGCGACGCGGCATGCAGGCGCTGCGGGTACGGGTGCCGGCGGGGCGGGCTGACGGGCCCGGCCGGGTGCATCCGGGCGAGGAGTGGCTGTACGTCCTGAGCGGGCAGCTCCGGCTGACCCTGGACGGGGCGACCCACCTGCTCGCGCCCGGCGACGTGGCGCACTTCGACTCGGGCCTCGCGCACCGCATGGAATCGGCCGACGCGTACCTGCCCGTCGAGTTCCTGATGGTCCACGCGGCGCCCGCGCTGGTCGCGTTCTCGCCGTGCCTTCCCGCCCACATATGA
- a CDS encoding cystathionine beta-synthase, translated as MRYHESMLDLIGDTPLVKLNSVTAGLSATVLAKVEYFNPGGSVKDRIAVRMIDAAEQSGALRPGGVIVEPTSGNTGVGLAMVAQRRGYKCVFVCPDKVSMDKINVMRAYGAEVVVCPTAVDPEHPDSYYNVSDRLVRETPGAWKPDQYSNPENPQSHYLSTGPELWEQTDGRITCFVAGVGTGGTISGTGRFLKEVSNGGVRVVGADPEGSVYSGGSGRPYLVEGVGEDFWPTAYDNAVPDEIIAVSDRDSFLMTRRLAREEGLLVGGSCGMAVVAALRAAERLGPDDVVVVLLPDSGRGYLSKIFNDEWMADYGFLDADQGEATVADILARKQADLPALVHVHPEETVGDSIAILREFGVSQMPVVKPGAGHPDVMAAEVVGSIAERDLLDALVAGRASAGDPLEKFMSPPMPVIGSGEPIARLARVLEQADAALVLVHGKPQGVVTRQDLLGHLAG; from the coding sequence GTGCGGTACCACGAATCCATGCTCGACCTGATCGGGGACACCCCCCTCGTCAAGCTCAACTCCGTCACCGCGGGGTTGTCGGCGACGGTGCTGGCGAAGGTCGAATACTTCAACCCCGGCGGTTCGGTGAAGGACCGCATCGCCGTGCGGATGATCGACGCGGCCGAGCAGTCGGGCGCGCTGCGTCCCGGCGGCGTGATCGTCGAGCCCACCTCCGGCAACACCGGCGTCGGGCTCGCCATGGTCGCGCAGCGGCGCGGATACAAGTGTGTGTTCGTCTGCCCGGACAAGGTCAGCATGGACAAGATCAACGTGATGCGGGCGTACGGGGCCGAGGTGGTGGTCTGCCCGACCGCCGTCGACCCCGAGCACCCCGACTCGTACTACAACGTCTCGGACCGGCTGGTGCGCGAGACGCCCGGCGCGTGGAAGCCGGACCAGTACTCCAACCCGGAGAACCCGCAGTCGCACTACCTCTCCACCGGCCCCGAGTTGTGGGAGCAGACCGACGGCCGAATCACCTGCTTCGTGGCGGGCGTCGGCACCGGCGGCACCATCTCCGGGACGGGACGGTTCCTCAAGGAGGTCTCCAACGGCGGCGTGCGGGTGGTCGGCGCCGACCCCGAGGGCTCGGTGTACTCCGGCGGCAGCGGCCGGCCGTACCTGGTCGAGGGTGTGGGGGAGGACTTCTGGCCGACCGCGTACGACAACGCGGTGCCGGACGAGATCATCGCGGTGTCCGACCGGGACTCGTTCCTGATGACCCGTCGGCTCGCCCGCGAGGAGGGCCTGCTCGTCGGCGGCTCGTGCGGGATGGCCGTGGTCGCGGCGCTGCGCGCGGCCGAGCGGCTGGGTCCCGACGACGTGGTCGTGGTGCTGCTGCCGGACTCCGGGCGCGGCTACCTGAGCAAGATCTTCAACGACGAGTGGATGGCCGACTACGGCTTCCTGGACGCGGACCAGGGCGAGGCCACCGTGGCCGACATCCTCGCCCGCAAGCAGGCCGACCTGCCGGCGCTGGTGCACGTGCACCCGGAGGAAACGGTCGGCGACTCCATCGCGATCCTGCGCGAGTTCGGGGTCAGCCAGATGCCGGTGGTCAAGCCCGGAGCCGGGCACCCCGACGTGATGGCCGCCGAGGTGGTCGGCTCGATCGCCGAGCGCGACCTGCTGGACGCGCTGGTGGCCGGCCGGGCGTCGGCGGGCGACCCGCTGGAGAAGTTCATGTCGCCGCCGATGCCGGTGATCGGCTCCGGCGAGCCGATCGCACGGCTGGCGCGGGTGCTGGAGCAGGCCGACGCGGCGCTGGTGCTCGTGCACGGCAAGCCGCAGGGCGTGGTCACCCGGCAGGACCTGCTCGGCCACCTGGCGGGCTGA
- a CDS encoding GNAT family N-acetyltransferase — METTTAAVRGRARLTMVGGAGVGEWPARVRVRTARIEDAAEVRAMHERCSPETRRLRYFTSTPRLPESALGRLLVPADGLSLVAVGPDGAIGALATLFHPEGERMGEVALLVEDGWQRHGLGTTLLRSLAEHAAARGAMGVRAHVLPWNRRMLALFERAGLVGRCGYEDGVVLVEAELPAGALSTGRCA; from the coding sequence ATGGAGACGACGACTGCGGCGGTGCGGGGTCGGGCCAGGCTCACCATGGTGGGCGGGGCCGGCGTGGGCGAGTGGCCCGCGCGGGTACGGGTGCGCACGGCCCGGATCGAGGACGCCGCCGAGGTCCGCGCGATGCACGAGCGGTGCTCGCCGGAGACCCGGCGATTGCGCTACTTCACCTCGACGCCGCGATTGCCGGAGAGTGCCCTGGGTCGGCTGCTCGTGCCGGCCGACGGGCTGAGCCTGGTGGCGGTCGGCCCCGACGGGGCGATCGGCGCGCTGGCCACGCTGTTCCACCCCGAGGGGGAGCGGATGGGGGAGGTGGCGCTCCTGGTCGAGGACGGGTGGCAGCGGCACGGTCTCGGTACGACGCTGCTGCGCTCGCTGGCGGAGCACGCGGCGGCGCGTGGGGCGATGGGGGTGCGGGCGCACGTACTGCCGTGGAACCGGCGGATGCTCGCGTTGTTCGAGCGGGCCGGGCTGGTCGGCCGGTGCGGCTACGAGGACGGCGTGGTGCTGGTGGAGGCGGAGCTGCCGGCGGGGGCGCTCTCGACGGGACGGTGCGCGTAG
- a CDS encoding DUF4287 domain-containing protein has product MSLHFSEETHRNLVARVPACTGRELPEWFREIEAGPAFSRFEDRVSWLQGEHNLGHGHALAIVREHERRRHAPGGVS; this is encoded by the coding sequence ATGTCCTTGCACTTCTCCGAAGAGACCCACCGCAACCTCGTGGCCCGGGTGCCCGCCTGCACCGGCCGCGAACTCCCCGAATGGTTCCGGGAGATCGAGGCCGGTCCGGCCTTCTCCCGGTTCGAGGACCGGGTCTCCTGGCTCCAGGGCGAGCACAACCTCGGACACGGCCACGCCCTCGCCATCGTCCGCGAGCACGAGCGCCGCCGGCACGCGCCGGGCGGAGTCAGCTGA
- a CDS encoding SDR family NAD(P)-dependent oxidoreductase, whose translation MERFQDRRIIVTGGGSGIGQATVLRLLSEAGSVHAVDVNADGLDKTRAMAAEKGLDARLTTGVLDVSDEAAVGTGVAETVERFGGLDVLVNAAGILRAGHTHTFPLDKWNQIITINLTGTFLMTRAALPALLETGNGVVINFSSTSASFAHPYMAAYAASKGAIDAFTHAIALEYSRQGLRAVNVAPGSISSGIVDDTPNQVPEDADWELFGKLMPIIGDGMAHPDVIAGMIAALASDDGKFVTGTSLRIDGGTHA comes from the coding sequence TCGGGCATCGGCCAGGCCACGGTGCTGCGACTGCTGAGCGAGGCGGGTTCCGTACACGCGGTCGACGTCAACGCCGACGGGCTGGACAAGACCCGCGCGATGGCGGCGGAGAAGGGCCTCGACGCCCGGCTGACCACCGGCGTGCTGGACGTGTCGGACGAGGCCGCGGTCGGCACCGGCGTGGCCGAGACCGTCGAGCGGTTCGGCGGCCTGGACGTGCTCGTCAACGCCGCGGGCATCCTGCGGGCGGGGCACACCCACACCTTCCCGCTGGACAAGTGGAACCAGATCATCACGATCAACCTGACCGGCACGTTCCTGATGACCCGCGCCGCACTGCCCGCGCTGCTCGAAACCGGCAACGGTGTGGTGATCAACTTCAGCTCGACCTCGGCGAGCTTCGCGCATCCCTACATGGCGGCCTACGCGGCCAGCAAGGGCGCGATCGACGCGTTCACCCACGCGATCGCCCTGGAGTACAGCCGCCAGGGGCTGCGCGCGGTCAACGTCGCGCCCGGCAGCATCTCCAGCGGCATCGTCGACGACACCCCGAACCAGGTTCCGGAGGACGCCGACTGGGAGCTGTTCGGCAAGCTGATGCCGATCATCGGCGACGGCATGGCCCACCCGGACGTGATCGCCGGCATGATCGCCGCGCTCGCCTCCGACGACGGCAAGTTCGTCACCGGCACGTCGCTGCGCATCGACGGCGGCACACACGCCTGA